A single region of the Eleginops maclovinus isolate JMC-PN-2008 ecotype Puerto Natales chromosome 4, JC_Emac_rtc_rv5, whole genome shotgun sequence genome encodes:
- the LOC134863334 gene encoding high choriolytic enzyme 1-like, translating to MTPSASLLLLLLLGLSQALPLEDEAGQEEEDDTVDITTRILTSNNGTDEFLLEGDLLAPKTRNAMTCWYQSCQWKKGSNGLVTIPFTVSSEFTSWERQKIDYAMRAFNSYTCLRFVPRHDQYDYISIENKGGCYSSLGRTGGRQVLSLNRRGCVYHGIIQHEINHALGFQHEQTRSDRDSHVRINWEYIPREKAFNFYRQATNNLNTPYDYTSIMHYGKTAFSSQWGKDTITPIPNPNVQIGQRKGMSYWDIVRINTLYGCQ from the coding sequence ATGACTCCCTCTgccagcctgctgctgctgctcttgctCGGCCTCTCTCAGGCACTTCCTCTCGAGGATGAAGCaggccaagaagaagaagacgacaCTGTTGACATCACCACCAGGATTCTGACCTCTAACAACGGCACTGATGAGTTCCTGCTGGAAGGAGACCTGCTGGCTCCCAAAACCAGAAACGCAATGACGTGCTGGTACCAGAGCTGCCAGTGGAAGAAAGGCTCCAACGGCTTGGTGACGATCCCCTTTACCGTGAGCAGTGAGTTCACCAGCTGGGAGAGGCAGAAGATCGACTACGCCATGAGGGCCTTCAACAGTTATACCTGCCTCCGCTTCGTCCCTCGTCACGACCAGTATGACTACATCAGCATTGAGAACAAGGGCGGGTGTTACTCCTCTCTGGGCAGGACGGGAGGAAGACAGGTGCTCTCTCTCAACAGGCGGGGCTGCGTCTACCACGGCATCATCCAGCACGAGATCAACCACGCTCTGGGCTTCCAGCACGAACAGACCAGGAGCGACCGCGACTCTCACGTCAGGATCAACTGGGAATACATCCCCCGAGAAAAAGCCTTCAATTTCTACAGGCAGGCAACCAATAACCTGAACACCCCCTATGACTACACCTCCATCATGCACTACGGAAAAACCGCTTTCTCCAGCCAGTGGGGGAAAGACACCATCACCCCCATCCCCAACCCTAACGTCCAGATTGGCCAGAGGAAGGGCATGTCCTACTGGGACATCGTGAGGATCAACACGCTCTATGGCTGCCAATAA